A section of the Deltaproteobacteria bacterium genome encodes:
- a CDS encoding VWA domain-containing protein: MFRFFASARKGLCIGAALLLVLCHAPVRADLSELEGTHGHAPVDGPSALEGTVEAGGPSIPGVVDDGVTCEPGSPCRETATELPLRVLPRPFSNMYHDAEAKDDAVARANVPAFRPLYVFERQGLDLNDPADPKGWYRVGSSRIQPEGWMQAKDVLEWRQALLVSYTHPGNPLEGRRPVLMFRDKAALEGVVDDLDMAGRAGELYKSIEAGNVPESVVSMEPQRFVDITRQFYVLPILQWSQTQIGGDDVRLLQLAAAVPRSRGADTLENDEYRDQAQVGRTQGGAVLADVKADIVFVVDTTRSMQPFIDLTREAVAGMAKKFSGDTADRFRFGLVVYRDSLEVAPRLEYVTKNLTPELVGAEDLAGLLASQAGATSVGSVDYAEEAFAGVDVALRSKWRDGALRFVILLGDASAHPKGHKQNTTGKDEVDLRREYDDAQVHLLAVHLQDPRAEEDYPAAQGQFSHLARVRGEEGEAAIKEIKAFDEEEYRAFAEHLTARVTGLMSQTRGKEPAQGAAAEPLAEIDKLWEAALIEYIGKEASPPKDIVAWAVDRDLTNPADRSLEVRVLVTREQLSSLAQALDQVVQALMRAEVTQSQFFEALQAVSGQTMKRPEDIAGATKLADAGLLPAFIQSLPYKSDILSLTDDMFASMTAEQRSRLEWSILAKLDQYRAINEQVDAWFRLNDTDSDQDLVYPLHIDYLP, encoded by the coding sequence ATGTTTCGGTTTTTCGCATCTGCTCGGAAAGGGCTTTGCATCGGCGCGGCTCTGCTGTTGGTTTTGTGTCACGCCCCGGTACGCGCCGATCTGTCGGAGCTGGAGGGAACCCATGGCCATGCTCCCGTGGATGGCCCGTCGGCCCTGGAGGGGACCGTGGAGGCCGGTGGGCCTTCGATTCCGGGCGTCGTGGATGACGGCGTGACCTGCGAGCCTGGTTCACCCTGTCGGGAAACCGCGACCGAGCTGCCCTTGCGCGTGTTGCCCCGGCCATTCTCCAACATGTACCACGATGCCGAGGCCAAGGACGACGCCGTGGCCAGGGCCAATGTTCCGGCCTTTCGCCCCCTGTATGTTTTTGAGCGCCAGGGGCTCGATCTGAATGATCCCGCCGATCCCAAGGGCTGGTACCGGGTCGGGTCCTCCCGCATCCAACCCGAGGGCTGGATGCAAGCCAAGGATGTGCTGGAATGGCGTCAGGCCTTGCTCGTGTCCTACACGCATCCCGGCAATCCCCTCGAAGGCCGGCGTCCGGTGCTCATGTTCCGGGACAAGGCCGCCCTGGAGGGCGTCGTCGATGATCTGGACATGGCCGGCAGGGCCGGTGAACTCTACAAGAGCATCGAAGCCGGCAACGTGCCCGAGAGCGTTGTCAGCATGGAGCCCCAGCGTTTTGTCGATATCACCCGGCAGTTTTACGTGTTGCCCATCCTGCAATGGTCCCAGACGCAAATCGGGGGGGATGACGTCCGCCTTTTGCAACTGGCCGCCGCCGTGCCCCGAAGCCGGGGCGCGGACACGCTGGAAAACGACGAATACCGTGATCAGGCCCAGGTCGGTCGCACCCAGGGCGGGGCGGTCCTGGCCGATGTCAAGGCCGATATCGTTTTTGTCGTGGACACCACGCGCAGCATGCAGCCCTTTATCGATCTGACCCGCGAGGCCGTGGCCGGCATGGCCAAGAAATTCAGCGGTGACACGGCCGACCGCTTTCGTTTCGGACTGGTGGTCTACCGCGATTCCCTGGAGGTCGCGCCACGGCTTGAATACGTGACCAAAAATCTCACCCCGGAGCTGGTCGGGGCCGAGGATCTGGCTGGCTTGCTGGCTTCCCAGGCCGGGGCCACGTCCGTGGGCAGCGTGGACTACGCCGAGGAAGCCTTTGCCGGCGTGGATGTGGCGTTGCGCTCCAAATGGCGGGACGGGGCGCTTCGTTTCGTTATTCTTCTGGGCGATGCCAGCGCCCATCCCAAGGGGCACAAGCAGAACACCACGGGCAAGGACGAAGTCGATCTGCGCCGTGAATACGACGACGCCCAGGTTCATCTTCTGGCTGTCCACTTGCAGGATCCCAGGGCCGAGGAGGATTACCCGGCCGCCCAGGGTCAGTTTTCCCATCTGGCCCGTGTTCGCGGCGAAGAGGGCGAGGCCGCGATCAAGGAAATCAAGGCGTTTGACGAGGAGGAATACAGGGCTTTTGCCGAGCATCTGACCGCCCGCGTGACCGGCCTGATGAGCCAGACCAGGGGCAAGGAGCCAGCACAGGGCGCGGCGGCGGAGCCCTTGGCGGAAATCGACAAGCTGTGGGAGGCGGCCCTGATCGAGTACATTGGCAAGGAAGCCTCTCCGCCCAAGGACATCGTGGCCTGGGCCGTGGACCGGGATCTGACCAATCCGGCCGACCGCTCCCTGGAAGTCCGCGTCCTGGTCACCAGGGAGCAACTCTCCTCCCTGGCCCAGGCGCTGGATCAGGTGGTGCAGGCCCTGATGCGGGCCGAGGTGACCCAGTCCCAGTTCTTCGAGGCGTTGCAGGCCGTTTCGGGTCAGACCATGAAGCGGCCCGAGGATATCGCCGGCGCGACCAAACTGGCGGACGCGGGGCTGCTTCCGGCCTTTATCCAGAGTCTGCCCTATAAAAGCGACATCCTGTCCCTGACCGATGACATGTTCGCGAGCATGACCGCCGAGCAACGGTCACGGTTGGAATGGAGCATTCTGGCCAAGCTTGACCAGTACCGGGCCATCAACGAGCAGGTCGACGCTTGGTTTCGTCTGAACGACACGGACTCGGACCAGGATTTGGTGTACCCCCTGCATATCGACTATCTGCCCTGA
- a CDS encoding glycine zipper 2TM domain-containing protein yields the protein MKIVKATIVIVIICALLPGCATTSDQTRTKAEGTAVGAVLGGLLGYAVGGGRGAAIGAVAGAGVGFLVGNEIAKRKQAYATTEEFLDAEIAHTQEYNRTALAYNQKLSQDVAVLERESSTLRAKYDKGKADRQTLIAKRDTLQKRIDDSKKLEETLAKELEVQTAILDEERQKRPADDQYVVRLEKEVNALRKNLDQLRDGGSQLARIDQRLSV from the coding sequence ATGAAAATCGTGAAAGCCACTATTGTGATCGTGATTATCTGCGCCTTGCTGCCGGGCTGCGCGACCACTTCGGACCAGACCCGGACCAAGGCCGAGGGCACGGCCGTGGGGGCGGTGCTGGGTGGATTGCTTGGGTACGCCGTCGGCGGTGGCCGGGGCGCGGCCATCGGCGCGGTCGCCGGGGCTGGCGTCGGCTTTTTGGTCGGCAACGAAATCGCCAAGCGCAAACAGGCCTACGCCACCACCGAGGAATTTTTGGACGCCGAGATCGCCCACACCCAGGAATACAATCGGACGGCCCTGGCCTATAACCAAAAATTGTCCCAGGACGTCGCCGTGCTCGAACGGGAATCATCCACGCTGCGCGCCAAATACGACAAGGGCAAGGCAGACAGGCAGACCCTGATCGCCAAGCGGGACACGCTGCAAAAGCGGATCGACGACAGCAAGAAGCTGGAAGAGACCCTGGCCAAGGAGCTGGAGGTGCAGACCGCCATTCTGGACGAGGAACGCCAGAAGCGGCCGGCGGACGATCAGTATGTCGTCCGCCTGGAAAAGGAAGTAAACGCCCTGCGGAAGAACCTGGACCAGTTGCGTGACGGTGGTTCCCAGCTGGCCCGCATCGACCAGAGGTTGTCCGTATGA
- a CDS encoding ABC transporter permease — protein sequence MTPRPMILVPGLAAAHLAHEWILTLCLVIALAAVVSPLLVLMGLKHGTIQTLRDRLVEDPVFREIRPVQTREFPARWFETLAARPGVGFLTPTILPLSSVIQVVPAGRTTGELFDLVPTASGDPLLLENGGVIPADGEAVLTAEAARLAGVKAGDELAVRVTRSRGGQTETAEARLGIVAVLEPRAGSLARVYAPLSFVSDVEAYKEGHAAPARGWTGETPTPYASYDGAVLVLREPLSPIRRTGLIINTGFGHIRDLSPEQAADLLGFSLPSSLVVLDLGAPGASITVSNLQAIDRKLRGETRLLLPYAVDVGLIHDGQAQRPVGLSVDADQAALLGLSATPWGAFGRTPPRDEALTSVLWPRARTGTGPAETVEVVSSTGETLAFPLRVAGVTRLDRPVVPVELVGILRTAGQRDVLFNRDTGRFEMARGGYRGFRLYAASIDHVPELYQWLKDEGIEVVAEVEAIGRIRVLDRGLSRLFWLIALLGLFGGTAVLVASLYAAVERRRRDLGVLRLLGFTRVHVFLFPVLQGLMIAAFGLAAGFGGYAALALAINRSFASELAPGEVFCVLPPAYVPFFCVVTLALAGLASLAAAWRATRIDPAEVIREQ from the coding sequence ATGACGCCGCGCCCCATGATCCTCGTTCCGGGCCTGGCCGCGGCCCATCTGGCCCACGAATGGATTCTGACCCTGTGTCTGGTCATTGCCCTGGCCGCCGTTGTCTCCCCGCTCTTGGTCCTGATGGGTCTCAAGCACGGCACCATTCAGACCCTGCGCGACCGTTTGGTCGAGGACCCTGTTTTTCGGGAAATCCGCCCCGTCCAGACCCGGGAGTTCCCGGCGCGATGGTTTGAAACCCTGGCCGCCAGACCCGGCGTGGGTTTTTTGACCCCGACCATCCTGCCCTTGTCCTCGGTTATCCAGGTCGTGCCCGCTGGCCGAACCACGGGAGAACTTTTCGACCTCGTGCCCACGGCGTCCGGAGACCCGCTGTTGCTGGAAAACGGCGGCGTTATTCCGGCCGACGGTGAGGCGGTGCTCACGGCCGAGGCGGCCCGTCTGGCCGGGGTGAAGGCCGGCGACGAGCTGGCGGTCCGGGTCACGCGGTCCAGGGGCGGCCAAACCGAGACCGCCGAGGCACGGCTTGGAATCGTGGCCGTCCTGGAACCCCGCGCCGGTTCCCTGGCCAGGGTTTATGCGCCGTTGTCGTTTGTGTCGGACGTGGAAGCCTACAAGGAAGGGCATGCCGCTCCGGCCAGGGGTTGGACGGGCGAAACACCGACGCCCTACGCGAGCTATGACGGCGCCGTGCTGGTGTTGCGCGAACCGCTGTCGCCCATCCGGCGCACCGGACTGATCATCAACACCGGCTTTGGACACATCCGCGACCTGAGCCCGGAGCAAGCCGCCGACCTGCTTGGATTTTCCCTTCCGTCAAGCCTCGTGGTCCTTGATTTGGGGGCTCCTGGCGCGTCCATCACCGTGTCCAACCTGCAGGCCATCGACCGGAAGCTGCGGGGCGAAACCCGGTTGCTGCTTCCCTATGCCGTGGACGTGGGCCTGATTCATGATGGCCAGGCCCAGCGGCCCGTGGGCTTGTCCGTGGATGCCGATCAGGCTGCCCTGCTGGGGCTGTCCGCCACGCCCTGGGGCGCGTTTGGCCGGACGCCGCCACGGGACGAGGCCTTGACCAGCGTTCTTTGGCCCCGGGCCCGGACAGGGACGGGGCCGGCGGAGACCGTCGAGGTCGTTTCTTCCACGGGCGAGACGTTGGCCTTCCCCTTGCGCGTCGCGGGTGTCACCCGCCTGGACCGGCCGGTGGTGCCGGTGGAGCTGGTCGGCATTTTGCGCACGGCCGGTCAGCGGGACGTGCTTTTCAATCGCGACACCGGCCGGTTCGAGATGGCGCGGGGCGGGTATCGGGGGTTCCGCCTGTACGCCGCGAGCATCGATCACGTTCCGGAGCTGTACCAATGGCTCAAGGACGAGGGCATCGAGGTCGTGGCCGAGGTCGAGGCCATCGGGCGCATCCGCGTTTTGGACCGGGGTCTGAGCCGGTTGTTCTGGCTTATCGCCCTGTTGGGCCTGTTCGGCGGCACGGCCGTGCTGGTGGCCAGCTTGTACGCGGCCGTGGAACGGCGGCGGCGCGATTTGGGGGTGCTGCGCCTGCTGGGCTTCACCCGCGTCCATGTGTTTCTGTTTCCGGTCTTGCAGGGGCTCATGATCGCCGCTTTCGGGCTGGCGGCCGGATTTGGCGGTTATGCGGCCCTGGCATTGGCCATCAACCGGTCCTTTGCCTCGGAATTGGCTCCGGGCGAAGTGTTTTGCGTGCTGCCCCCGGCCTACGTGCCGTTTTTTTGCGTCGTGACCCTTGCCCTGGCGGGTTTGGCCTCCCTGGCCGCCGCCTGGCGGGCGACCCGGATCGATCCCGCGGAGGTTATTCGTGAACAGTAG
- a CDS encoding ATP-binding cassette domain-containing protein: protein MVYLEDLLKTRSQSESVFELRVPRFAVLPGQMIAVIGESGCGKSTLLDMVALVMAPTRVARFEVASAQGHVHDVAGLWAQGREGDLARLRRDCFGYVLQTGGLLPFLTVGQNVLLPGRIKGSGMSESRVRALASRLGVDHCLDRMPASLSIGQRQRAAILRALAHQPRLVLADEPTAAVDKARARVILDDMHKLAREEGVAVVVVTHDVDLVTNRADVVYSFETTQVSEQVTRSVCRREAGT from the coding sequence ATGGTGTATCTGGAGGATTTGCTCAAGACGCGCAGCCAAAGCGAAAGCGTTTTCGAGTTGCGGGTGCCGCGTTTCGCGGTGCTGCCGGGCCAGATGATCGCGGTCATCGGGGAAAGCGGATGCGGCAAGAGTACCTTGCTGGACATGGTTGCCCTGGTCATGGCTCCGACCAGGGTGGCCAGGTTCGAGGTCGCTTCGGCCCAGGGGCACGTTCACGACGTGGCCGGGCTCTGGGCCCAGGGCCGCGAGGGCGATTTGGCCCGATTGCGCCGCGACTGCTTCGGTTATGTCTTGCAGACCGGCGGCTTGCTGCCGTTTTTGACCGTCGGTCAAAATGTCTTGCTGCCTGGCAGGATCAAGGGCTCGGGCATGAGCGAAAGCCGGGTCCGCGCCCTGGCCAGCCGACTGGGCGTGGATCATTGCTTGGACCGCATGCCCGCGTCGTTGTCCATTGGCCAGCGCCAGCGCGCGGCCATTTTGCGCGCCCTGGCCCATCAGCCACGGCTGGTCCTGGCCGACGAGCCTACGGCCGCCGTGGACAAGGCCCGGGCCCGGGTCATCCTGGACGACATGCACAAACTGGCTCGGGAGGAGGGGGTGGCCGTGGTCGTGGTCACCCACGACGTGGACCTGGTCACGAACAGGGCCGACGTGGTCTACTCTTTTGAAACCACGCAGGTTTCCGAGCAGGTGACCCGTTCTGTCTGCCGCCGGGAGGCCGGGACATGA
- a CDS encoding ABC transporter substrate-binding protein codes for MASVLLFATAGGAESIKIGFNIPLTGDIPKVGEESKFAGEMLREEINAAGGLEVGGKKYQLEFIYEDNESKAESAVSAALKLIERDNVLAIVGPNSSKQAVPAGQASDDNQTPMISPWSTNPDTTKDRPWVFRAAFLDPFQGPVAVDFAMEQFGAKTAAVLYALDNDYSKGLAEIFRDDFNSKNGENSVKAFESYSSKDQDFSAQLTKILAAKPDFIFLPNNYNEVALIIKQAHDLGWKGPFMGADAWGNSELMALCGDDCKGQYFSTHYAAAGATGDTKVFIDRYKAKYGYEPADVAALTWDATRIVLQAIQNTGGLSGKTRADRKAIRDAMAAIPEFPGITGNMKFDEQGDPIKCAVVVKISDKGEFVFTKSVCP; via the coding sequence ATGGCAAGCGTGCTGCTCTTCGCCACGGCCGGAGGAGCCGAAAGCATCAAAATCGGCTTCAACATTCCCCTGACCGGTGACATCCCCAAAGTAGGCGAGGAGTCGAAATTCGCCGGGGAAATGCTCCGGGAGGAAATCAACGCCGCCGGGGGCCTGGAAGTGGGTGGCAAAAAGTACCAACTCGAATTTATTTACGAAGACAATGAATCCAAGGCCGAATCCGCTGTCTCCGCCGCCCTGAAGCTCATCGAGCGCGACAACGTCCTGGCCATTGTCGGCCCCAACTCCAGCAAGCAGGCCGTGCCGGCCGGACAGGCCTCCGACGACAACCAGACGCCCATGATCTCTCCCTGGTCCACCAACCCGGACACCACCAAGGACCGGCCCTGGGTTTTCCGGGCCGCCTTCCTTGATCCCTTCCAGGGCCCGGTGGCCGTGGATTTCGCCATGGAGCAGTTCGGCGCCAAGACCGCGGCCGTGCTCTACGCCCTGGACAACGATTATTCCAAGGGCCTGGCCGAAATTTTCCGCGACGACTTCAATTCCAAAAATGGCGAAAACAGCGTCAAGGCCTTTGAATCCTACTCCTCCAAGGACCAGGACTTCAGCGCCCAGCTGACCAAGATCCTGGCCGCCAAGCCGGACTTCATCTTCCTGCCCAACAATTACAACGAGGTCGCCCTGATCATCAAACAGGCCCACGATCTTGGCTGGAAGGGCCCGTTCATGGGCGCCGACGCCTGGGGCAACTCCGAACTGATGGCCCTGTGTGGCGACGACTGCAAGGGACAGTACTTCTCGACCCACTACGCCGCCGCCGGCGCCACCGGCGACACCAAGGTCTTCATCGACCGCTACAAGGCGAAATACGGCTATGAGCCGGCCGACGTCGCCGCCCTGACCTGGGACGCGACCCGCATCGTGCTCCAGGCCATCCAGAACACCGGCGGCCTGAGCGGCAAGACCCGCGCCGATCGCAAGGCCATCCGCGACGCCATGGCCGCCATCCCCGAATTCCCCGGCATCACCGGCAACATGAAATTCGACGAACAGGGCGATCCCATCAAATGCGCCGTGGTCGTCAAGATCAGCGACAAGGGCGAGTTCGTGTTCACGAAATCCGTGTGCCCATGA
- a CDS encoding branched-chain amino acid ABC transporter permease: MLASILQNLFNAFQWGSFYSLIALGYTLVYGVLRLINFAHGDIFMVGAYIAFFIASAFLGMTFSLPGWMILAMVIPLTMILTALVGVSIERIAYRPLRRKGAHRLYVVITALMCGLVLENGNLALFGASRKSFPDIVDKVVYTVGDLSMTNLKIGVVISAILVFVILHFIVTKTKIGMAMRAISYDKFAVPLMGIPIDTIIVFTFILGSSFAGLAGLLFAMSYPILDPYMGALIGWKAFIAAVVGGIGDIRGAFFGGFLLGFVEILVVAVFPSTFRELIAFAILMTILCIKPTGMFGVAGTTKI, from the coding sequence GTGCTCGCAAGTATTCTGCAAAACCTCTTCAACGCGTTTCAGTGGGGCAGTTTTTATTCACTGATAGCCCTGGGCTACACGCTGGTTTACGGCGTGCTGCGTCTGATCAATTTCGCCCACGGCGACATTTTCATGGTTGGCGCCTACATCGCCTTTTTCATCGCCTCGGCTTTTCTGGGCATGACCTTTTCGCTGCCCGGCTGGATGATCCTGGCCATGGTCATCCCCCTGACCATGATCCTCACCGCCTTGGTGGGCGTGTCCATCGAACGCATCGCCTACCGCCCCCTGCGCCGCAAGGGAGCCCACCGCCTGTACGTCGTCATCACGGCGTTGATGTGCGGCCTGGTGCTCGAAAACGGCAACCTGGCCCTGTTTGGAGCCAGTCGGAAAAGCTTTCCCGACATCGTGGACAAGGTCGTCTACACCGTTGGCGATTTGAGCATGACCAACCTCAAAATCGGAGTCGTGATTTCCGCCATCCTGGTCTTTGTCATTTTGCATTTCATTGTCACCAAGACCAAGATCGGCATGGCCATGCGCGCCATTTCCTACGACAAATTCGCCGTGCCGTTGATGGGTATCCCCATCGACACGATCATCGTCTTCACCTTCATCCTCGGCTCCTCCTTCGCCGGTCTGGCCGGTCTGCTCTTCGCCATGTCCTATCCCATCCTCGACCCCTACATGGGCGCCCTCATTGGCTGGAAAGCCTTTATCGCGGCCGTTGTCGGAGGAATTGGCGACATCCGGGGGGCGTTTTTCGGGGGCTTTCTCCTTGGATTCGTCGAAATCCTCGTTGTCGCGGTCTTTCCCTCGACTTTCCGGGAGCTGATCGCCTTCGCCATCCTGATGACCATCCTGTGCATCAAACCCACGGGCATGTTCGGCGTGGCCGGCACGACCAAAATCTAA